GCCAAAATTACAGTATTCATACAAATATTCACTTAATGTACTGATTTTGGTATCAAAGGTAGCTTTTTGATTTTGATCTTCAAAAAAGCCTTTTAGCCGGAGCTGCCCATATCCCCAATCCCCGACAATGTAATCATATCTAGATAATATATCACTATATCTCGCCTTTAAGGCTTCCTCATTAAAGGCATCTCTGTGTTCCTGCACGATTTCATAGGTGGAGCCGTTGATATTGATCATGTTATCACCTCAAATTTTACCAGTAAATCTTTCTTTCATTATAACCGATTCACCATCAATTACTAAGAAAAAAAATCAGTTATTTGGCTATTCTATAAAAAGGAGGTGCTTAAAGTGAAAAAATGGTCGATAATTATTGGTTTTTGTATACTCCTGACAGCAGCAGGCTGCTCAAAGGATATGGCTAATCGCGATGTTTATGAAGAAAGCGGAGATACCATAAATGTCAATAATAAAAGAGAAGAGCTTTACAATGAAGGCGGTGGCCAAGGAGTTCGGAAGGTGAGCGATAATTATGGCTTTGTTCGTCATCAAAAAAGCCCTATCCAGAACGATCGGGGAGGCACCGAACACTATTCGGCAATTGACCGTGAACAAGTAGCAAATATTATTAGCCAGCTAAGTACAGATATCCCAAATGTAAATGATGTGGCTACTCTTGTAACCGATCAGGAAGTTCTTGTTTCCTATAGTACAAA
This Neobacillus sp. YX16 DNA region includes the following protein-coding sequences:
- a CDS encoding YutD family protein; its protein translation is MININGSTYEIVQEHRDAFNEEALKARYSDILSRYDYIVGDWGYGQLRLKGFFEDQNQKATFDTKISTLSEYLYEYCNFGCAYFVLKKVKK
- a CDS encoding YhcN/YlaJ family sporulation lipoprotein — encoded protein: MKKWSIIIGFCILLTAAGCSKDMANRDVYEESGDTINVNNKREELYNEGGGQGVRKVSDNYGFVRHQKSPIQNDRGGTEHYSAIDREQVANIISQLSTDIPNVNDVATLVTDQEVLVSYSTNSKDRNHTADQVKRTAMSVVPRYYHVYVSDNTNLTRDVENLANLDSTSKNARNLVNGLVKQMKKSPQGSRMSDSEDENGATKDDVMNSTNK